The genomic window CGTTCTTCGAGCAGTACGACCGCCTGCTCGAGATCTGCAGGGAATACGACATCACCCTCTCCCTCGGGGACGGGCTGCGCCCCGGATGCCTGGCCGACGCCACCGACCGCGCGCAGGTGCACGAGCTGATGACGCTCGGAGAGCTGACGGAGCGCGCCTGGGAGCGGGACGTGCAGGTGATGATCGAGGGTCCGGGCCACGTGCCGCTTCACCAGATCGCCGCCAACGTACAAATGCAGAAGCGCCTCTGCCACGGGGCGCCCTTCTATGTGCTGGGTCCGCTGGTGACCGATATCGCGCCGGGGTACGACCACATCACCTCGGCCATCGGAGGGGCGATCGCCGCCTGGAGCGGTGCGGACTTCCTGTGCTACGTCACCCCTTCCGAGCACCTGCGCCTCCCGACGGTCGAGGACGTCAAGACCGGCGTGATCGCTTCGCGCATCGCCGCGCACGCCGCCGACATCGCCAGGGGGATTCCGGGGGCGATCGACCGGGACAACCGGATGGCGGACGCCCGGCGCAAACTCGACTGGAAGGCTCAGATCGAGCTGTCCATCGACCCGGAAACCGCCCGGGCGATGCGGGGCGGGAGCCTGCCGACGGTCGACGAGGCGGTCTGCACGATGTGCGCGGACCTCTGCGCCATCAAGACCTCGCAGAAGGCCATCCGGCGCGGCTAGTGTCGTGAGGGGGAAAGGGGGGGCCTGCGGCACCGATCCCACCCCTGTAGCGTGCGCTCTTTCGCAGCGGGGCCTCTCGATCACCGAATGTTGCGTCGAGGAGCGGACCTTCCTCCCCTACCTTTCGTCCGCAAAAAAACGGGGGGATTTCTACCGCCTTCTCCACTCGTACGCTTTCCGCCTCTTCCTGCGCGACCTTCTGGCGCTGCGGAACCGCTACCTGCCCGAGCGGCTCGGCCCCTTTTTCTCTCCCGAATCCGTCGAGGAGATGGCCGGCCAGGTGGAGCGGCTGGCCCTCATCCGGCAGGGCCCCGCCGGAACCATCCGGCTCCTGGCCGAGGCGGTGACCGACTTCGGCGACACCTTCGAATGGTTCGTGGCGGAGATCCTTCACCGGCAGTTCCACGCCGACGTGCTGTGGGGGGTGACGATCCCCGGTCTTTCCTGCGGAGGAGACTTTGACATCCTGGCGCTCCTCTCGGGAAAACTCCTCTACCTCGAGACGAAGACGTCCCCACCCAAGCACATCGAGCAAAAGGAGATGCGCGCGTTTGTCCAGCGCGTCCGGAAGCTTTCGCCGGACATCGCGATCCTGCTCGTGGACACGCACCTCCGGATGAAGGACAAACTGGTTCCCCTGCTGTCGGAGGCGCTCCGGGAAGGAGGGGTGAAGGACGCAGAGATGACACGCGTGGAGAAAGAGACGTTCGAATGGAACGGCCGCCTCTTCCTCACGAACTCCAAGCGCGACATCGGCGCGAACCTGGCGCTTTGCCTG from Deltaproteobacteria bacterium RBG_16_64_85 includes these protein-coding regions:
- a CDS encoding phosphomethylpyrimidine synthase; translated protein: MTLLHRARTGKLPEEIAKAAAEEGVSPEKLRELVAGGRAVVPRNRKRREIRPVAIGEGLRVKINANVGTSRDRTDIDVELEKTRVAVAAGADAVMDLSTGGPIDKIRRAILAECPVPVGTVPIYQAAVEAASRRKSWVELSADDFFDGILKQAEDGVDFMTVHCGVTREALARLVREGRRLDIVSRGGSLLAEWMEHNGRENPFFEQYDRLLEICREYDITLSLGDGLRPGCLADATDRAQVHELMTLGELTERAWERDVQVMIEGPGHVPLHQIAANVQMQKRLCHGAPFYVLGPLVTDIAPGYDHITSAIGGAIAAWSGADFLCYVTPSEHLRLPTVEDVKTGVIASRIAAHAADIARGIPGAIDRDNRMADARRKLDWKAQIELSIDPETARAMRGGSLPTVDEAVCTMCADLCAIKTSQKAIRRG